The following are from one region of the Arcobacter defluvii genome:
- a CDS encoding TolC family protein → MHKIYLSLILATMTYAQSVNFDEVLKQTLKNSKDLQQQQLNIDSSKLDSQMIDSINYGKLAITEEFSRTDHAGYVFNSKLSSREATFRDFGFAQMNEGLNTMPVDLNYPDARNNFNTKITYDIPLFTGFKLSNQKDILKLQEKANELKYNLDKKTLELEVLKAYNSAVVAKDFVQALEKAKIAVSKIVEGANAFHKEGFVTKIDVNEAKVYELNINASLIEAKNNFQLALAYLRFLSSNDEINDVQELENRYFHFPNEKELYKKALENRDEVKMQDIQVNATKKSIEIAKSAYYPTVYSHLEYGYNDNKLTLDDDKDYYMALVGISLTLFDGTRDIEKEKSKIEYAKATLNQEKLKDAIKLELKKAILDLEAKDAILKEKVEAKNLASNVLEQAKLQYKNRLISMTTLLSQEANFRKNESMLIQARYEKSLALANINLILGQNIKEENN, encoded by the coding sequence ATGCATAAGATTTATTTATCTTTAATCCTAGCAACTATGACTTATGCTCAAAGTGTAAACTTTGATGAAGTTTTGAAACAAACTTTGAAAAATAGTAAAGATTTACAACAACAACAATTAAATATTGATTCTTCTAAACTTGATTCACAAATGATTGATTCTATAAATTATGGAAAATTAGCTATAACTGAAGAATTTAGCAGAACAGATCATGCTGGATATGTTTTTAACTCAAAACTCTCTTCAAGAGAAGCAACTTTTAGAGATTTTGGTTTTGCTCAAATGAATGAAGGTTTAAATACAATGCCTGTAGATTTAAATTATCCAGATGCTAGAAACAATTTCAATACAAAAATCACTTATGACATTCCACTTTTTACTGGTTTTAAACTATCTAATCAAAAAGATATTTTAAAACTTCAAGAAAAAGCAAATGAACTAAAATATAATCTTGATAAAAAAACTTTAGAACTTGAAGTTTTAAAAGCATACAATAGTGCAGTTGTTGCAAAAGATTTTGTACAAGCTTTAGAAAAAGCAAAAATTGCTGTTTCTAAAATAGTTGAAGGTGCAAATGCCTTTCATAAAGAAGGCTTTGTTACAAAGATTGATGTAAATGAAGCAAAAGTTTATGAGCTTAATATAAATGCTAGTTTAATTGAAGCAAAAAATAATTTTCAATTAGCCTTAGCATACCTTAGATTTCTTAGTTCAAATGATGAAATAAATGATGTACAAGAACTTGAAAATAGATATTTTCATTTCCCAAATGAAAAAGAATTATATAAAAAAGCATTAGAAAATAGAGATGAAGTTAAAATGCAAGATATTCAAGTAAATGCAACTAAAAAAAGTATTGAAATAGCAAAAAGTGCATATTATCCAACTGTTTATTCTCATTTAGAATATGGTTATAACGATAATAAATTAACACTTGATGATGATAAAGATTATTATATGGCTTTAGTTGGAATTTCACTTACTTTATTTGATGGAACAAGAGATATTGAAAAAGAGAAATCAAAAATTGAATATGCAAAAGCAACTTTAAATCAAGAAAAATTAAAAGATGCAATAAAACTAGAACTAAAAAAAGCAATTTTAGATTTAGAAGCTAAAGATGCTATTTTAAAAGAGAAAGTTGAAGCAAAAAACTTAGCAAGTAATGTACTAGAGCAAGCAAAATTACAGTATAAAAATAGATTAATTTCTATGACAACTCTACTTTCACAAGAAGCAAATTTTAGAAAAAATGAATCTATGTTAATTCAAGCAAGATATGAAAAATCTCTTGCTTTAGCAAATATAAATCTTATTTTAGGGCAAAATATTAAAGAGGAAAATAACTAA
- a CDS encoding sulfurtransferase, with protein MKKMSKIPLVIFLLISYLYSNSQERLIPAITPIEWLKTNINNPKVVIVDLRPYDEYQKGHLKNAVNIPGLKSLFDENFFMPKLDILKKIFSDAGIDSEKLVVAYDNGDFIWAARFYWILQTLGHENVGILKVAYGKELMNNFEISTQDTVALKSEFIPRIDNSKIETKLSTLLSIGNKTIIDGRQEEHYDGKKSIAKRFGHIPTAKNYACTQNFQVNTTGNKMRELSELKEIYKDIPKDKKVLLYCDGGADAALNYIVLQELGYKAAVYDGSWAEWGNDDSVPIENPSKK; from the coding sequence ATGAAAAAAATGTCCAAAATACCACTTGTGATTTTTCTTTTAATTTCATATTTATATTCAAATTCTCAAGAAAGATTAATACCAGCTATTACACCTATTGAGTGGCTAAAAACAAATATAAATAATCCAAAAGTTGTAATTGTTGATTTACGTCCTTATGATGAATATCAGAAAGGTCATCTTAAAAATGCAGTAAATATTCCAGGTTTAAAATCCTTATTTGATGAAAACTTTTTTATGCCAAAACTTGATATTTTAAAAAAAATATTTAGTGATGCAGGAATAGATTCAGAAAAATTAGTTGTTGCATATGATAATGGTGATTTTATTTGGGCAGCTAGATTTTATTGGATACTTCAAACTTTAGGTCATGAAAATGTTGGGATTTTAAAAGTTGCTTATGGAAAAGAACTGATGAATAATTTTGAAATTTCAACACAAGACACAGTTGCTTTAAAAAGTGAATTTATTCCAAGAATTGATAACTCAAAAATAGAAACAAAATTAAGTACTTTACTTTCAATAGGAAATAAAACTATTATTGATGGAAGACAAGAAGAACATTATGATGGTAAAAAATCAATAGCAAAAAGATTTGGACATATTCCAACAGCCAAAAACTATGCTTGTACACAAAATTTCCAAGTAAATACAACAGGAAATAAAATGAGAGAACTTTCAGAGTTAAAAGAAATTTATAAAGATATACCAAAAGATAAAAAAGTTCTTTTATATTGTGATGGTGGTGCTGATGCAGCGTTAAATTATATAGTTTTACAAGAATTGGGATATAAAGCTGCTGTTTATGATGGTTCTTGGGCAGAATGGGGAAATGATGACTCTGTTCCAATTGAAAATCCATCTAAAAAGTAG